Proteins from a genomic interval of Maylandia zebra isolate NMK-2024a linkage group LG15, Mzebra_GT3a, whole genome shotgun sequence:
- the esr2a gene encoding estrogen receptor 2a isoform X1, with amino-acid sequence MMAAASSPEKLLQLEEIDSSRAGSCILSPILGSSSPGLSHETSQPICIRSPYTDLGHDFTTIPFYSPTIFSYGGPSISECSSVHQSLSASLFYSRVGTPITLHCPQGRSQQGQSAQTPWDSVITTRNHDSKLSVSKSVRRRSQESEESMASSGGKADLHYCAVCHDYASGYHYGVWSCEGCKAFFKRSIQGHNDYICPATNQCTIDKNRRKSCQACRLRKCYEVGMTKCGIRKERGNYRNSQARRLTRQSSQYITAEPKGITGPAEGSLNEPEKPALTPEQLIERILEAEPPDIYLMKDVKRPLTEASIMMLLTNLADKELVHMISWAKKIPGFVELSLVDQVHLLESCWLEVLMIGLMWRSVDHPGKLIFCPDLSLSREEGNCVQGFVEIFDMLIAATTRVRELRLHREEYVCLKVMILLNSNMCLSSSDGSEDLQSRSKLLRLLDAVTEALVLAISKTGLTFQQQYTRLAHLLMLLSHIRHVSNKGMDHLHCMKVKNIVPLYDLLLEMLDAHIMHSSRLPPQPPQQEEDQSEAPARLHSSASGPSNTWIPSSARAGGEPQ; translated from the exons ATGATggccgctgcctcctcgcctgAGAAGCTGCTGCAGCTCGAGGAGATCGACTCCAGCCGAGCTGGTAGCTGCATTCTCTCCCCGATCCTCGGCTCCTCTTCTCCTGGTCTGTCCCATGAAACAAGCCAGCCCATCTGTATCCGCTCACCATATACCGACCTCGGCCATGACTTCACCACCATACCTTTTTACAGTCCAACTATCTTCAGCTACGGTGGTCCGAGCATTTCTGAATGCTCCTCTGTCCATCAGTCTCTGAGCGCCTCTTTATTTTACAGCCGTGTGGGGACGCCCATTACGCTGCACTGCCCCCAGGGTCGATCCCAGCAAGGCCAGTCAGCCCAGACTCCGTGGGACAGTGTTATAACAACCAG AAATCATGACTCAAAACTGTCTGTTAGCAAGAGTGTGAGGAGGCGCTCCCAGGAGAGCGAGGAGAGCATGGCGTCTTCAGGTGGGAAGGCAGACCTCCACTACTGTGCTGTGTGTCATGACTATGCTTCAGGCTACCACTATGGAGTCTGGTCGTGTGAGGGGTGTAAGGCCTTCTTCAAGAGGAGCATCCAAG gACACAATGACTATATCTGCCCGGCAACCAATCAGTGCACTATTGACAAGAACCGCCGCAAGAGCTGCCAGGCATGTCGCCTTCGCAAATGCTATGAAGTTGGCATGACCAAATGTG GTATTCGAAAGGAGCGTGGAAACTACAGGAATTCGCAGGCAAGGCGGCTAACCCGTCAATCCTCACAGTACATAACAGCTGAACCAAAGGGCATAACTGGACCAGCTGAAGGTTCATTAAATGAGCCGGAAAAACCTGCACTGACCCCAGAGCAGCTAATTGAGCGGATATTGGAGGCGGAGCCGCCAGATATCTACCTCATGAAGGACGTGAAGAGGCCGCTGACCGAAGCAAGCATCATGATGTTGCTCACCAACCTGGCAGATAAAGAGCTGGTTCACATGATTAGCTGGGCCAAGAAGAttccag GGTTTGTGGAGCTTAGTCTCGTAGACCAGGTCCATCTGTTGGAGTCCTGCTGGCTGGAGGTGTTGATGATTGGACTGATGTGGAGGTCAGTGGACCATCCAGGAAAACTCATCTTCTGCCCTGACCTCAGCCTGAGCAG agAAGAAGGAAACTGCGTCCAGGGCTTTGTGGAGATCTTTGACATGCTGATAGCTGCCACAACCAGGGTGAGAGAGCTCAGGCTGCACAGGGAGGAGTACGTCTGCCTCAAGGTCATGATCCTCCTCAACTCCA ACATGTGCCTCAGTTCCTCAGACGGCAGCGAGGACCTGCAGAGCCGGTCCAAGCTGCTGCGCCTCCTGGACGCTGTGACAGAAGCTCTGGTGTTGGCCATCAGCAAAACCGGTCTCACCTTCCAGCAGCAGTACACTCGCCTGGCTCACCTGCTCATGCTGCTTTCACATATTCGTCATGTCAG TAACAAAGGCATGGACCACCTCCACTGCATGAAAGTGAAGAACATAGTGCCTCTCTACGACCTGTTGCTGGAGATGTTGGATGCCCACATCATGCACAGCTCTCGTCTgcctcctcagcctcctcagcaGGAGGAAGATCAGAGTGAGGCTCCTGCCCGGCTGCACAGCTCTGCAAGCGGACCTTCAAATACCTGGATTCCCAGTAGCGCTAGAGCTGGAGGTGAACCCCAGTAG
- the esr2a gene encoding estrogen receptor 2a isoform X2 yields MMAAASSPEKLLQLEEIDSSRAGSCILSPILGSSSPGLSHETSQPICIRSPYTDLGHDFTTIPFYSPTIFSYGGPSISECSSVHQSLSASLFYSRVGTPITLHCPQGRSQQGQSAQTPWDSVITTSKSVRRRSQESEESMASSGGKADLHYCAVCHDYASGYHYGVWSCEGCKAFFKRSIQGHNDYICPATNQCTIDKNRRKSCQACRLRKCYEVGMTKCGIRKERGNYRNSQARRLTRQSSQYITAEPKGITGPAEGSLNEPEKPALTPEQLIERILEAEPPDIYLMKDVKRPLTEASIMMLLTNLADKELVHMISWAKKIPGFVELSLVDQVHLLESCWLEVLMIGLMWRSVDHPGKLIFCPDLSLSREEGNCVQGFVEIFDMLIAATTRVRELRLHREEYVCLKVMILLNSNMCLSSSDGSEDLQSRSKLLRLLDAVTEALVLAISKTGLTFQQQYTRLAHLLMLLSHIRHVSNKGMDHLHCMKVKNIVPLYDLLLEMLDAHIMHSSRLPPQPPQQEEDQSEAPARLHSSASGPSNTWIPSSARAGGEPQ; encoded by the exons ATGATggccgctgcctcctcgcctgAGAAGCTGCTGCAGCTCGAGGAGATCGACTCCAGCCGAGCTGGTAGCTGCATTCTCTCCCCGATCCTCGGCTCCTCTTCTCCTGGTCTGTCCCATGAAACAAGCCAGCCCATCTGTATCCGCTCACCATATACCGACCTCGGCCATGACTTCACCACCATACCTTTTTACAGTCCAACTATCTTCAGCTACGGTGGTCCGAGCATTTCTGAATGCTCCTCTGTCCATCAGTCTCTGAGCGCCTCTTTATTTTACAGCCGTGTGGGGACGCCCATTACGCTGCACTGCCCCCAGGGTCGATCCCAGCAAGGCCAGTCAGCCCAGACTCCGTGGGACAGTGTTATAACAACCAG CAAGAGTGTGAGGAGGCGCTCCCAGGAGAGCGAGGAGAGCATGGCGTCTTCAGGTGGGAAGGCAGACCTCCACTACTGTGCTGTGTGTCATGACTATGCTTCAGGCTACCACTATGGAGTCTGGTCGTGTGAGGGGTGTAAGGCCTTCTTCAAGAGGAGCATCCAAG gACACAATGACTATATCTGCCCGGCAACCAATCAGTGCACTATTGACAAGAACCGCCGCAAGAGCTGCCAGGCATGTCGCCTTCGCAAATGCTATGAAGTTGGCATGACCAAATGTG GTATTCGAAAGGAGCGTGGAAACTACAGGAATTCGCAGGCAAGGCGGCTAACCCGTCAATCCTCACAGTACATAACAGCTGAACCAAAGGGCATAACTGGACCAGCTGAAGGTTCATTAAATGAGCCGGAAAAACCTGCACTGACCCCAGAGCAGCTAATTGAGCGGATATTGGAGGCGGAGCCGCCAGATATCTACCTCATGAAGGACGTGAAGAGGCCGCTGACCGAAGCAAGCATCATGATGTTGCTCACCAACCTGGCAGATAAAGAGCTGGTTCACATGATTAGCTGGGCCAAGAAGAttccag GGTTTGTGGAGCTTAGTCTCGTAGACCAGGTCCATCTGTTGGAGTCCTGCTGGCTGGAGGTGTTGATGATTGGACTGATGTGGAGGTCAGTGGACCATCCAGGAAAACTCATCTTCTGCCCTGACCTCAGCCTGAGCAG agAAGAAGGAAACTGCGTCCAGGGCTTTGTGGAGATCTTTGACATGCTGATAGCTGCCACAACCAGGGTGAGAGAGCTCAGGCTGCACAGGGAGGAGTACGTCTGCCTCAAGGTCATGATCCTCCTCAACTCCA ACATGTGCCTCAGTTCCTCAGACGGCAGCGAGGACCTGCAGAGCCGGTCCAAGCTGCTGCGCCTCCTGGACGCTGTGACAGAAGCTCTGGTGTTGGCCATCAGCAAAACCGGTCTCACCTTCCAGCAGCAGTACACTCGCCTGGCTCACCTGCTCATGCTGCTTTCACATATTCGTCATGTCAG TAACAAAGGCATGGACCACCTCCACTGCATGAAAGTGAAGAACATAGTGCCTCTCTACGACCTGTTGCTGGAGATGTTGGATGCCCACATCATGCACAGCTCTCGTCTgcctcctcagcctcctcagcaGGAGGAAGATCAGAGTGAGGCTCCTGCCCGGCTGCACAGCTCTGCAAGCGGACCTTCAAATACCTGGATTCCCAGTAGCGCTAGAGCTGGAGGTGAACCCCAGTAG
- the esr2a gene encoding estrogen receptor 2a isoform X3, whose product MLLCPSVSERLFILQPCGDAHYAALPPGSIPARPVSPDSVGQCYNNQSVRRRSQESEESMASSGGKADLHYCAVCHDYASGYHYGVWSCEGCKAFFKRSIQGHNDYICPATNQCTIDKNRRKSCQACRLRKCYEVGMTKCGIRKERGNYRNSQARRLTRQSSQYITAEPKGITGPAEGSLNEPEKPALTPEQLIERILEAEPPDIYLMKDVKRPLTEASIMMLLTNLADKELVHMISWAKKIPGFVELSLVDQVHLLESCWLEVLMIGLMWRSVDHPGKLIFCPDLSLSREEGNCVQGFVEIFDMLIAATTRVRELRLHREEYVCLKVMILLNSNMCLSSSDGSEDLQSRSKLLRLLDAVTEALVLAISKTGLTFQQQYTRLAHLLMLLSHIRHVSNKGMDHLHCMKVKNIVPLYDLLLEMLDAHIMHSSRLPPQPPQQEEDQSEAPARLHSSASGPSNTWIPSSARAGGEPQ is encoded by the exons ATGCTCCTCTGTCCATCAGTCTCTGAGCGCCTCTTTATTTTACAGCCGTGTGGGGACGCCCATTACGCTGCACTGCCCCCAGGGTCGATCCCAGCAAGGCCAGTCAGCCCAGACTCCGTGGGACAGTGTTATAACAACCAG AGTGTGAGGAGGCGCTCCCAGGAGAGCGAGGAGAGCATGGCGTCTTCAGGTGGGAAGGCAGACCTCCACTACTGTGCTGTGTGTCATGACTATGCTTCAGGCTACCACTATGGAGTCTGGTCGTGTGAGGGGTGTAAGGCCTTCTTCAAGAGGAGCATCCAAG gACACAATGACTATATCTGCCCGGCAACCAATCAGTGCACTATTGACAAGAACCGCCGCAAGAGCTGCCAGGCATGTCGCCTTCGCAAATGCTATGAAGTTGGCATGACCAAATGTG GTATTCGAAAGGAGCGTGGAAACTACAGGAATTCGCAGGCAAGGCGGCTAACCCGTCAATCCTCACAGTACATAACAGCTGAACCAAAGGGCATAACTGGACCAGCTGAAGGTTCATTAAATGAGCCGGAAAAACCTGCACTGACCCCAGAGCAGCTAATTGAGCGGATATTGGAGGCGGAGCCGCCAGATATCTACCTCATGAAGGACGTGAAGAGGCCGCTGACCGAAGCAAGCATCATGATGTTGCTCACCAACCTGGCAGATAAAGAGCTGGTTCACATGATTAGCTGGGCCAAGAAGAttccag GGTTTGTGGAGCTTAGTCTCGTAGACCAGGTCCATCTGTTGGAGTCCTGCTGGCTGGAGGTGTTGATGATTGGACTGATGTGGAGGTCAGTGGACCATCCAGGAAAACTCATCTTCTGCCCTGACCTCAGCCTGAGCAG agAAGAAGGAAACTGCGTCCAGGGCTTTGTGGAGATCTTTGACATGCTGATAGCTGCCACAACCAGGGTGAGAGAGCTCAGGCTGCACAGGGAGGAGTACGTCTGCCTCAAGGTCATGATCCTCCTCAACTCCA ACATGTGCCTCAGTTCCTCAGACGGCAGCGAGGACCTGCAGAGCCGGTCCAAGCTGCTGCGCCTCCTGGACGCTGTGACAGAAGCTCTGGTGTTGGCCATCAGCAAAACCGGTCTCACCTTCCAGCAGCAGTACACTCGCCTGGCTCACCTGCTCATGCTGCTTTCACATATTCGTCATGTCAG TAACAAAGGCATGGACCACCTCCACTGCATGAAAGTGAAGAACATAGTGCCTCTCTACGACCTGTTGCTGGAGATGTTGGATGCCCACATCATGCACAGCTCTCGTCTgcctcctcagcctcctcagcaGGAGGAAGATCAGAGTGAGGCTCCTGCCCGGCTGCACAGCTCTGCAAGCGGACCTTCAAATACCTGGATTCCCAGTAGCGCTAGAGCTGGAGGTGAACCCCAGTAG
- the esr2a gene encoding estrogen receptor 2a isoform X4, whose product MASSGGKADLHYCAVCHDYASGYHYGVWSCEGCKAFFKRSIQGHNDYICPATNQCTIDKNRRKSCQACRLRKCYEVGMTKCGIRKERGNYRNSQARRLTRQSSQYITAEPKGITGPAEGSLNEPEKPALTPEQLIERILEAEPPDIYLMKDVKRPLTEASIMMLLTNLADKELVHMISWAKKIPGFVELSLVDQVHLLESCWLEVLMIGLMWRSVDHPGKLIFCPDLSLSREEGNCVQGFVEIFDMLIAATTRVRELRLHREEYVCLKVMILLNSNMCLSSSDGSEDLQSRSKLLRLLDAVTEALVLAISKTGLTFQQQYTRLAHLLMLLSHIRHVSNKGMDHLHCMKVKNIVPLYDLLLEMLDAHIMHSSRLPPQPPQQEEDQSEAPARLHSSASGPSNTWIPSSARAGGEPQ is encoded by the exons ATGGCGTCTTCAGGTGGGAAGGCAGACCTCCACTACTGTGCTGTGTGTCATGACTATGCTTCAGGCTACCACTATGGAGTCTGGTCGTGTGAGGGGTGTAAGGCCTTCTTCAAGAGGAGCATCCAAG gACACAATGACTATATCTGCCCGGCAACCAATCAGTGCACTATTGACAAGAACCGCCGCAAGAGCTGCCAGGCATGTCGCCTTCGCAAATGCTATGAAGTTGGCATGACCAAATGTG GTATTCGAAAGGAGCGTGGAAACTACAGGAATTCGCAGGCAAGGCGGCTAACCCGTCAATCCTCACAGTACATAACAGCTGAACCAAAGGGCATAACTGGACCAGCTGAAGGTTCATTAAATGAGCCGGAAAAACCTGCACTGACCCCAGAGCAGCTAATTGAGCGGATATTGGAGGCGGAGCCGCCAGATATCTACCTCATGAAGGACGTGAAGAGGCCGCTGACCGAAGCAAGCATCATGATGTTGCTCACCAACCTGGCAGATAAAGAGCTGGTTCACATGATTAGCTGGGCCAAGAAGAttccag GGTTTGTGGAGCTTAGTCTCGTAGACCAGGTCCATCTGTTGGAGTCCTGCTGGCTGGAGGTGTTGATGATTGGACTGATGTGGAGGTCAGTGGACCATCCAGGAAAACTCATCTTCTGCCCTGACCTCAGCCTGAGCAG agAAGAAGGAAACTGCGTCCAGGGCTTTGTGGAGATCTTTGACATGCTGATAGCTGCCACAACCAGGGTGAGAGAGCTCAGGCTGCACAGGGAGGAGTACGTCTGCCTCAAGGTCATGATCCTCCTCAACTCCA ACATGTGCCTCAGTTCCTCAGACGGCAGCGAGGACCTGCAGAGCCGGTCCAAGCTGCTGCGCCTCCTGGACGCTGTGACAGAAGCTCTGGTGTTGGCCATCAGCAAAACCGGTCTCACCTTCCAGCAGCAGTACACTCGCCTGGCTCACCTGCTCATGCTGCTTTCACATATTCGTCATGTCAG TAACAAAGGCATGGACCACCTCCACTGCATGAAAGTGAAGAACATAGTGCCTCTCTACGACCTGTTGCTGGAGATGTTGGATGCCCACATCATGCACAGCTCTCGTCTgcctcctcagcctcctcagcaGGAGGAAGATCAGAGTGAGGCTCCTGCCCGGCTGCACAGCTCTGCAAGCGGACCTTCAAATACCTGGATTCCCAGTAGCGCTAGAGCTGGAGGTGAACCCCAGTAG